Proteins from a single region of Megalopta genalis isolate 19385.01 chromosome 3, iyMegGena1_principal, whole genome shotgun sequence:
- the sigmar gene encoding tumor necrosis factor alpha-induced protein 8-like protein sigmar isoform X2, whose amino-acid sequence MFDVMQSATALNGGSYPASGTGSRARDLGLRAQKKLLGRVVSTGAGRSLLIDDATTSLLDNLYKLMERAAKTNPSLDKKQPEKVLKNIVKLSIKVALLQRNQQLYATDDAKLVEIRNALRAVAMSVVSFYELEFSFDRAYLIKSLERCRAAIQSLIKPHLTDKSQDRCDQMFDFLTHSDFLDSVFRQDSEHRPILGMLVSDINKALDAGHL is encoded by the exons ATGTTTGATG tgatGCAGTCGGCGACGGCACTGAATGGCGGATCTTATCCCGCCAGTGGCACCGGAAGCCGTGCCCGCGATTTAGGTCTACGCGCACAAAAGAAACTTCTAGGTCGAGTTGTGTCCACAGGAGCAGGAAGGTCGCTTCTGATAGATGACGCGACCACTTCGCTATTAGACAATTTGTATAAGCTCATGGAGAGAGCTGCGAAGACTAATCCCAGCTTGGACAAGAAACAGCCGGAGAAAGTCTTGAAAAATATCGTTAAATTGTCCATTAAG GTGGCATTGCTGCAACGTAATCAACAATTGTACGCCACTGACGATGCGAAGCTTGTCGAGATAAGAAATGCTCTGAGAGCTGTGGCGATGTCTGTGGTTTCCTTTTATGAGCTAGAATTCAGTTTCGATAGAGCTTATTTAATAAAGTCGCTGGAACGATGTAGAGCTGCGATACAGTCGCTCATAAAACCACATCTCACGGACAAATCTCAGGACCGGTGTGACCAGATGTTCGACTTTTTAACGCATTCCGACTTTTTGGATTCTGTGTTCAGACAGGACTCTGAACACAGACCTATCTTGGGGATGCTAGTTAGCGATATCAATAAGGCCTTAGATGCTGGGCATCTTTGA
- the sigmar gene encoding tumor necrosis factor alpha-induced protein 8-like protein sigmar isoform X3: MQSATALNGGSYPASGTGSRARDLGLRAQKKLLGRVVSTGAGRSLLIDDATTSLLDNLYKLMERAAKTNPSLDKKQPEKVLKNIVKLSIKVALLQRNQQLYATDDAKLVEIRNALRAVAMSVVSFYELEFSFDRAYLIKSLERCRAAIQSLIKPHLTDKSQDRCDQMFDFLTHSDFLDSVFRQDSEHRPILGMLVSDINKALDAGHL, from the exons atGCAGTCGGCGACGGCACTGAATGGCGGATCTTATCCCGCCAGTGGCACCGGAAGCCGTGCCCGCGATTTAGGTCTACGCGCACAAAAGAAACTTCTAGGTCGAGTTGTGTCCACAGGAGCAGGAAGGTCGCTTCTGATAGATGACGCGACCACTTCGCTATTAGACAATTTGTATAAGCTCATGGAGAGAGCTGCGAAGACTAATCCCAGCTTGGACAAGAAACAGCCGGAGAAAGTCTTGAAAAATATCGTTAAATTGTCCATTAAG GTGGCATTGCTGCAACGTAATCAACAATTGTACGCCACTGACGATGCGAAGCTTGTCGAGATAAGAAATGCTCTGAGAGCTGTGGCGATGTCTGTGGTTTCCTTTTATGAGCTAGAATTCAGTTTCGATAGAGCTTATTTAATAAAGTCGCTGGAACGATGTAGAGCTGCGATACAGTCGCTCATAAAACCACATCTCACGGACAAATCTCAGGACCGGTGTGACCAGATGTTCGACTTTTTAACGCATTCCGACTTTTTGGATTCTGTGTTCAGACAGGACTCTGAACACAGACCTATCTTGGGGATGCTAGTTAGCGATATCAATAAGGCCTTAGATGCTGGGCATCTTTGA
- the sigmar gene encoding tumor necrosis factor alpha-induced protein 8-like protein sigmar isoform X1, translating into MELQSWLLYHLVAVTDCNQVMQSATALNGGSYPASGTGSRARDLGLRAQKKLLGRVVSTGAGRSLLIDDATTSLLDNLYKLMERAAKTNPSLDKKQPEKVLKNIVKLSIKVALLQRNQQLYATDDAKLVEIRNALRAVAMSVVSFYELEFSFDRAYLIKSLERCRAAIQSLIKPHLTDKSQDRCDQMFDFLTHSDFLDSVFRQDSEHRPILGMLVSDINKALDAGHL; encoded by the exons ATGGAATTGCAGAGCTGGTTGCTCTATCATCTTGTGGCCGTAACCGACTGCAACCAAG tgatGCAGTCGGCGACGGCACTGAATGGCGGATCTTATCCCGCCAGTGGCACCGGAAGCCGTGCCCGCGATTTAGGTCTACGCGCACAAAAGAAACTTCTAGGTCGAGTTGTGTCCACAGGAGCAGGAAGGTCGCTTCTGATAGATGACGCGACCACTTCGCTATTAGACAATTTGTATAAGCTCATGGAGAGAGCTGCGAAGACTAATCCCAGCTTGGACAAGAAACAGCCGGAGAAAGTCTTGAAAAATATCGTTAAATTGTCCATTAAG GTGGCATTGCTGCAACGTAATCAACAATTGTACGCCACTGACGATGCGAAGCTTGTCGAGATAAGAAATGCTCTGAGAGCTGTGGCGATGTCTGTGGTTTCCTTTTATGAGCTAGAATTCAGTTTCGATAGAGCTTATTTAATAAAGTCGCTGGAACGATGTAGAGCTGCGATACAGTCGCTCATAAAACCACATCTCACGGACAAATCTCAGGACCGGTGTGACCAGATGTTCGACTTTTTAACGCATTCCGACTTTTTGGATTCTGTGTTCAGACAGGACTCTGAACACAGACCTATCTTGGGGATGCTAGTTAGCGATATCAATAAGGCCTTAGATGCTGGGCATCTTTGA